In the genome of Deltaproteobacteria bacterium, the window CTCACTTCGTAGGCGATCACACCGAGATCACCAGGCTTCCCCCATTGCGTAACATACTTGTGGAGAAACGGATTCTGTTGCGCCTTTTCCACCGAAGCACCAGGCTCTTCGTCAACATGCGCGGCGTAGAAGAGCATTTCCCACAGGAACGACTCATCGATAGCAAACACGGGACGAAATCGGCAGACCATCCTCACCTCCTGCCGCAAACGAAAAGGGCTGCGATTTCCACCGCAGCCCTTGCAAAATAAAAAGGCCGCTGGTGAATGCTTCGCCTGCGGCCTCTGAACGTTGTCTGTTGGTACTAGTGTCTCGTTCAGACGGCACGCAGCAAAGCGTTCATACGCACGGGGCGATGAATCTTAATAGCTTTGCGTACGGCTGCGCTGAAGGAAACACGAAATGCCATTGGGGTTTTTTGTATGCCCGTTCTCTGAGTGAGTCAATAGTTAATCTGCAGAGGCAGGGGTTCAGTTTGACACGTGGAGGTGTCTTCGGAGGGGCGGTCCCATGTAGCCGCCCAGGAAAAAGGCACCCAAACAGGGGTGCCCCTACAAATCAAATTCAGACTGAACCACTGCCTCTGCATGCAGCTCATTAAAAATCCATCGGTAGCGTCAGATACTGGGTAAAAATATAGTCACGGTGGGCAATGAGGAGTGGATCAACTGCCGCTGCCACCGCAGTGTGGATCAGCGCCCAGGCCTGGCGAATAAAATCCGGCATGGGGCTCTTCTCAAGTGGCCACCTGGGGTCGCCCCTACGAAGACGCATTTGCGTAACAAACTGAACCGCTACCAACACGAGAGAAACGTTGCGGCCCGCTCTAGACTTGTGTATAGCCGAGGGACAGTACGACGCAATTTGGAGGGGAATGCTTATGCAAGGACTGGAAGGCGTGAAGGTCCTCGAACTCGGCAATATGGTGTCAGCCGCGTATGCCACCAAGCTGATGGCTGATCTCGGTGCAGAGGTCACCAAAGTCGAAGAACCCAGAGGTGATCGCGCGCGGCTGCGTGGCCCGTTTCCGGGTGGTGTTGTTGACCCTGAGAAAAGTGGTCTGTTTCTCTATCTCAATACCAACAAACGAGACTGTACGATCGACCTGCCCAAAGACCGTGACACGCTTGCGGGTTTGATCTCGCAAACTGATATACTGATTCATAACTACTCGCCTGCCGAGATGACAACGTTCGGCATCGACTACCGAACCTTTCGCGAAATAAACCCGCAGTTAGTGATGTGTTCGATCACGCCGTTTGGCCTGAGCGGACCACACCAAGATTACCAGGCAACTGAGCTGACGTTCGCTCATGGCGGTGGGTGGGCATGGTTGAGTCCTGGCGGTTCAGACCGTCCAGACTTACCGCCACTTAAGGCGTTTGGTCATCAATGCGGTCTTCAGGCGGGATTGCATGCGGCCACGGTCACACTCGCAGCCTATTTCCGTACGCTGGCGAACGGAGTTGGTGAACACATCGATCTCTCCACCCACGCCAGTGTGGCCTCGTTCGTTGAAATGAATGTCTACTTCTACAGCTACCTGGGTAAAATCGCCTCACGCTTGGGACGCAAGATTCTCGCGCCACTGAGTATTTATGAGTGCCAGGATGGATCGATCCTGCTGCTGACTGCGCAACCGGACCAGTTAGAGCGCTTGCTCGAATTCATGGGCAATCCCGAATGGTCAAAACCAGACTATTGCAAAAACCCTTTCACCATCGTGCGCCACTGGGATGAAGTCGAGCCACATCTCCGCGCCTGGATCAAACAATGGAAAGTGGCGGATTTGTTTCGTGAAGCACAGGCGCGGCGCATCTGTGTGGCCCCGGTGTGCACGATGGCTGATCTTGCCGCGCAGGAACAATTGCAAGCGCGTAAGTTCTTTGTCGAAGTGAACCACCCACGCGCAGGCAAGGTCAAACATCCCGGTGCGCCATACCAACTCGCAGAGCAGTGGTGGAGTATCAGGCGACCAGCACCACTGCTTGGAGAACATAACGAAGATAAAAATGGGGCTGGGGGCTGGGGGCTAGGGGCTGGTCGCCCCTCCTCCCCAAGTCCCAAGTCTCAAGCCCCAAGTCCCAAGCTGCCCCTCGAAGGCGTCCGTGTTCTCGCACTCACCTGGGCATGGGCGGGACCATACGGTGCGATGCAGTTAGCCCACTTAGGCGCAGAAGTGATTCATATCGAATCGCGCGCTCGACCTGATGGCTCACGACAAGTACCGATCAGCCCGAAGGACATCAAAGCCAGCCTCAACACATCTGGTTACTTCAATCAGTGGAACCAAGGAACAAAAAGTATTTCCCTCAATCTGACGAAACCGGAAGCGCTGGCTGTCGCCAAGAAACTCATCGCTACTTGCGATGTGGTGATCCAGAACTTTGCTACCGGAGTCATGGAACGTCTCGGCTTAGGGTACGAAGACCTCAAGAAGATCAAGCCAGACATCATTCTGGCGTCGATTTCTGGCTATGGGCAGACTGGTCCGCAACGGCTGTACATGGGCTACGGTCCAGCGATGGGTCCGCTGTCCGGACTTTCCTCACTCACAGGCTATATTGGTGGCTCGCCACAAGAAGTGGGTATGGCATACGGCGACCCCAATGGGGGCGTCAATGCAGCAATCGGCGTTTGCGCAGCCTTGGCAGCCCGCAAACGTACAGGTCGTGGTCAACACATTGACGTATCGTTATGGGAATCGATGACGGCGCTGGTCGCCGAAGGCTGGATGGACTACGCGATGAATGGTACCCAACCGCCACGCATGGGCAACCGCGATCCGATCATGGCGCCACACAACTGCTTCCGTTGTGCTGGTCAGGATGAATGGGTAGCAATTTCCTGTGCCTCAGACGCCGACTGGCAATCGTTGTGTCGCGTGATGGGTCAAGAACAACTGCTCACCGATGAACGATTCAGCACGGCAAAAGCACGCAAAGCCAACGAAGACGCTTTGGAACAGATTGTCACAGCCTGGACTTCAACCCAAGAGAAATGGACAGTCGCCCATCGGCTGCAAGCCGATGGCATCGCCGCCTATCCGACGCTAAGCAGCCAAGGCATGCTTGAAGATCCGCAACTCAACGAGCGCGGTTTCTTTGTTCGCTTGCCACATGCTGAGGTTGGGGCGCAGGCGCATGCAGGCATGCCGTGGAAGTTCACCAATGCCCCTAACGGTGTACGGGCGCCAGCGCCGTTATTAGGACAAGACACGGATAGTGTTCTCCATGATCTGCTTGGCTATTCCACAGACGAGATTGCGCAGATGAAAGAGACGAAAGTGTTGTATTGATCTATAGAAAGGATAGACAGAATGCCCTCTCCTTCAGGGAGAGGGCTAGGGTGAGGGGATTTAATGAGAAGTACTATTCTTTCTCCCCCTCATCCTGACCTTCTCCAGATGGGAGAAGGGACCCTCGCCACGTTGCGACGTACCTGAAAAAACAAGACCGGTCTCTTCGGTTGTGACCAGTGCCGACAACCTCGCCCTTGCAGCCCACTACATCAGTCTTTTTGTTAAAACTTCCGTTGGTATTCCCGATAACCAAACCTAAGGACAACGATTGTCCACGAACTCCAGTGGGGGGAAACCATGCAGAGGCAAAAGAGTCTGAGTGGGCGGATGTATAGTGTCATAATAACTGGCACTGGCATCGTAACGTTATTGACAGCCCTGCCGCTGTTTGCCCAGCAGCAGCCCAAATCACTACCAACCGATCCAGAAACCGTACAGCGAATGCAGAAGCGCATTGACGAACTCGAAGCGCGACTCAAAGGCGTCGAGGCCCTTGAAGCGCGACTCAAAGCGGTCGAAGGCAAGCAAGTGCAGGTTGAGGAACAGGTCGCAGAGAAGAGTGCATCACCTGCGACCTCCTCCTACGGTGATTTTGGCCTGGAAAATGTGCACATTCGCGGGTTCGGCGATATCACCCACTCGTATCAGTTTGGCAAAGCTGGTGACCGGAATCGTTTCACACTCGGAGAGTTCGCGTTATTTTTTCAAGCACGCCTCTCAGAACATCTGAACGTCGTTGGTGATTTGGAGTTCGACGCGGACCTTGACGACCATGAGTTCGAGGTTGAAGTCAGTCGTCTGATGCTCGAATACCAGCCCAGTCGCTATTTCAATGTTTCGGTCGGTCGCTACTTTAGTGAGCTCAGCTATTACAACAGTCACTACCCACACGGCGCCTGGACCCAAACCACTATCGGCCGTCCATTTTTTCTCAGCGAAGAGAGTGGGCTGTTTCCAGTGCGCAATTTAGGAGTGTCAATCTCAGGATTGGTTCCCTCTGGTAAATTAGGACTCCATTACTTCGCTGAGGTCAGTAACGGACGTACCTCTAACGATGGACATGTTTTCTCAAACAACGCTGACGTTTTTGACGGGAAAAATAGTAAGGCCTTCGTACTTGGCCTCTACGCCCAGCCGGAATGGGTTCCTGGGCTCCGTGTCGGCTCTGCCGTCCGGTACGATCGTCCGCGTTTTGTTCTTGCCGCAGACGACGAGGAAGACGAAGAGGGTGAACATGAGGACGATGATGACCGATTCCGTGGTCGCCTCGCCCAGACCATTATCAACACGCATGTCGTGTACCAAACTCCACGGTTTGAGTGGTTGAACGAAGCCTTTCTGTTTCTCCACAA includes:
- a CDS encoding CoA transferase, with protein sequence MLMQGLEGVKVLELGNMVSAAYATKLMADLGAEVTKVEEPRGDRARLRGPFPGGVVDPEKSGLFLYLNTNKRDCTIDLPKDRDTLAGLISQTDILIHNYSPAEMTTFGIDYRTFREINPQLVMCSITPFGLSGPHQDYQATELTFAHGGGWAWLSPGGSDRPDLPPLKAFGHQCGLQAGLHAATVTLAAYFRTLANGVGEHIDLSTHASVASFVEMNVYFYSYLGKIASRLGRKILAPLSIYECQDGSILLLTAQPDQLERLLEFMGNPEWSKPDYCKNPFTIVRHWDEVEPHLRAWIKQWKVADLFREAQARRICVAPVCTMADLAAQEQLQARKFFVEVNHPRAGKVKHPGAPYQLAEQWWSIRRPAPLLGEHNEDKNGAGGWGLGAGRPSSPSPKSQAPSPKLPLEGVRVLALTWAWAGPYGAMQLAHLGAEVIHIESRARPDGSRQVPISPKDIKASLNTSGYFNQWNQGTKSISLNLTKPEALAVAKKLIATCDVVIQNFATGVMERLGLGYEDLKKIKPDIILASISGYGQTGPQRLYMGYGPAMGPLSGLSSLTGYIGGSPQEVGMAYGDPNGGVNAAIGVCAALAARKRTGRGQHIDVSLWESMTALVAEGWMDYAMNGTQPPRMGNRDPIMAPHNCFRCAGQDEWVAISCASDADWQSLCRVMGQEQLLTDERFSTAKARKANEDALEQIVTAWTSTQEKWTVAHRLQADGIAAYPTLSSQGMLEDPQLNERGFFVRLPHAEVGAQAHAGMPWKFTNAPNGVRAPAPLLGQDTDSVLHDLLGYSTDEIAQMKETKVLY